Part of the Henckelia pumila isolate YLH828 chromosome 2, ASM3356847v2, whole genome shotgun sequence genome is shown below.
TTATTTGGTTTATAAGGTTGAAATgttatatattatgatataagcTTTTAACTGTTGGACAAATGTTTTATCAAAAGCTATATCTTGTGGTAACTGTGCAACTCGAATCTTTTAAACCACACAGTAGTTCAAGTACCATGTTTCGGTTGCTAAACTCAGCATTGACAATTATTGTACCCAACAATCTCATCTCAACAATTGCATTTCTTGCAATCAATGGGAACTGAACACGTAATATGGCTCCGATACCAATTGTTGGACCGAACGCTTATCGTTTTACCAAAATCTCTAtaaactcaaattttttaaactgcACAGCAGCTCAAGCTTCACATTTCGAGTACTCTACCCAATAAAtacaattattgcacccaaaATATGAAAGTggacaacataaaaataatgggtaaaaaacaaaaatatttaagtgAATTTACAATTGTTactcatatatatttataataataatataatagatAATTGATAGATTCATACgatatgaaaatttttattttaagtatccATTACTATCTTGTAAGAAAAgaaagattattattattactattagtAGTTCACGTTGTtgtttgaattatatatattcGAATAAAAGAAATTAGAAAGCatggtaaaaaaaattttaaaaaatataaataattttttatttgaaaaagtgtatgatatttttttaaaaaataaaataagttaatttaagagtgaaataaataaataatcgagaaaaaaacatattaattatataataataatgaaaatatttataataaaaataaataaataacctGATATAATTGTCTGTGTAGTGTagtaaaacaaagaaaaaagaaaaatcaaaggcCAGGCCACCTACCCCCACCCATATCTCCAAGCAAGCGAAATGGCCACCATCTCGGCTTCCGCCGTGACAGCTGCTCTGTCCAGAAAAAGGTTCGACGCTGATCTGTCTTCACTCTTCTTCCGAAATCACCGGGCCGGGCTTGCGATTACTTCAACAAAATACAGCAATCGAAGAAGAGGGATGTCCTGCAATTGCCTTTTCGGTCTCGGAGTCCCTGAGCTCGTTGTCATTGCCGGCGTCACCGCACTTGTTTTCGGCCCTAAGCAGTTACCCGAAGTGGGCCGAAGTCTGGGCAAGACTATCAAGAGTTTCCAaaaggtatttttattttattttaatgtttCTTTTTCTTCAGAATTCATGCCTAC
Proteins encoded:
- the LOC140884325 gene encoding sec-independent protein translocase protein TATA, chloroplastic: MATISASAVTAALSRKRFDADLSSLFFRNHRAGLAITSTKYSNRRRGMSCNCLFGLGVPELVVIAGVTALVFGPKQLPEVGRSLGKTIKSFQKAAKEFETELKKDGESLAEQPTEEAATASEEEKEKKGAQI